The Metabacillus sediminilitoris genome window below encodes:
- a CDS encoding ABC transporter permease, which translates to MARSAITSGNLFTKYSPSFFKIFVFFLVFLVFFIPIIRLVLLSLSSENGLSLSHYVEVLKNPVTWKTIYNTIIIVTGSTIISVFLGLLTAWIVAYTNVRHKKLLNLFIFLPFVIPSYITTLAWTQFMGVNGPVAKLLNILPGHIQPMNLYSLTGIILVMGISHYPLVYLLSGSVLRKIPRELEMAAKVSGGSKYISLRKITIPLALPGIASGGLLAFLASLDNFGIPAFLGIPANIRVLSTYIYEQIIGFGPSAFAKGAALSVILGIFAIIGTFFQWLLLRRSKQIETSRVDKEPRVILPGRMRLIIETLLWTFLIVTSLVPLLSMASTSLIKAYGLDFNLQNISFKHYEFILFSSSKVQGAIQNSLQLAFIVTLIGLFVGTYIAYIRVRKPSLLNKSIEVMVGLPYALPGTVLALAMIFTWLEPIPGWNPGIYGSIFILYIAYITRFLILQIRGSVTSLLQIDGSMEDAARTSGASPYYKWRKILIPLILPGLLSGAFLVFLTALTELTVSSLLWSSGSETIGLVIFNFEQAGNTTYSTAFSTIIVLLILIGFIIIFLFQKYWERKVLPNDDRN; encoded by the coding sequence ATGGCAAGATCCGCAATCACTTCGGGGAATCTTTTCACAAAGTATTCCCCTTCTTTTTTTAAGATATTTGTATTCTTCTTAGTTTTCCTCGTCTTTTTCATACCGATTATTAGACTAGTTTTGTTAAGCCTTAGCTCTGAAAACGGCTTAAGCCTCAGCCATTATGTTGAGGTATTAAAAAACCCTGTAACCTGGAAGACAATCTACAATACAATCATCATTGTTACTGGCTCTACAATTATTTCTGTCTTTCTCGGCCTGCTAACTGCCTGGATAGTAGCATATACAAATGTACGTCATAAAAAACTGTTGAATCTATTTATTTTTTTACCTTTCGTTATTCCATCTTATATTACAACACTTGCTTGGACACAATTTATGGGGGTTAATGGTCCTGTTGCTAAACTATTAAACATTCTGCCAGGTCATATACAGCCTATGAATTTATATAGTTTAACAGGCATTATTTTAGTAATGGGAATTTCTCATTATCCATTAGTTTACTTATTATCTGGTAGTGTACTAAGAAAAATACCAAGAGAACTAGAGATGGCAGCAAAAGTATCTGGTGGATCTAAATATATTTCACTTAGAAAAATAACAATACCTCTAGCTCTCCCAGGAATTGCAAGCGGTGGGCTCTTAGCATTTTTAGCAAGCCTTGATAACTTTGGCATTCCAGCTTTTTTAGGAATACCAGCTAATATTCGTGTTTTAAGTACATATATTTATGAACAAATTATTGGATTCGGGCCTTCTGCTTTTGCAAAAGGTGCGGCATTATCCGTCATTTTAGGGATATTCGCTATCATCGGTACCTTTTTTCAATGGTTGCTGCTTCGGCGATCTAAACAAATTGAAACTTCTAGAGTAGACAAAGAACCACGCGTGATATTACCTGGAAGAATGAGGTTAATAATAGAAACATTGTTATGGACCTTCTTAATTGTGACGAGTCTAGTTCCTCTTCTATCCATGGCTTCCACATCCTTAATAAAGGCATACGGATTGGATTTCAACTTGCAAAATATTAGCTTTAAACATTACGAATTTATTTTATTCTCTAGCTCGAAGGTGCAAGGAGCTATTCAAAATAGTTTACAACTTGCATTTATTGTGACATTGATAGGACTATTTGTTGGGACATATATTGCTTATATACGTGTTAGAAAACCATCTTTATTAAATAAATCGATAGAAGTTATGGTCGGACTTCCATATGCACTTCCTGGTACAGTTTTAGCACTTGCCATGATCTTTACATGGTTAGAACCTATTCCCGGTTGGAACCCAGGCATATATGGATCAATTTTTATCCTTTATATCGCATATATCACCAGATTTCTAATTCTGCAAATTAGAGGGAGTGTAACCTCTCTCTTACAAATAGATGGTTCAATGGAGGATGCTGCCAGAACAAGCGGGGCTTCTCCCTATTACAAATGGCGAAAAATTTTGATTCCACTTATCTTACCAGGCTTATTAAGCGGAGCTTTTCTTGTTTTCTTAACTGCCCTAACTGAATTAACTGTCTCTTCTCTACTCTGGTCTAGCGGCTCGGAAACAATTGGTCTTGTCATTTTTAATTTTGAACAAGCTGGAAATACAACATATTCAACTGCTTTTTCAACGATCATCGTATTGCTTATCCTAATTGGATTTATAATTATTTTTCTATTTCAAAAGTATTGGGAAAGAAAGGTGTTACCTAATGACGACAGAAATTAA
- a CDS encoding ABC transporter ATP-binding protein, which yields MTTEIKNVSKFFGSTHALKSITLSIKTGEFIAILGPSGCGKTTLLKLLAGFDTPSEGEIFIDHQLVSEKNQSTPPEKRNIGMVFQSFALWPHMNVKDHIRFPLLHHRFLQDDLKINIENRLKEVLNIVELQSFAERMPHELSGGQKQRVALARAIAPKPALLLMDEPLSSLDAELRMEMRREIQSLHKVTRASIVYVTHDQDEALALADRIVVMNNGQIQQVGTPREIYDKPNTEFVATFVGKANLIHGEWVDATTFKPSYKNIHSHWAKLDVSADLRKKDLCPIRPEQFSLSYTGEGIEGTIKNVQYQGKEIHYTVDIGPELITIHEDSQYDPFHVDDFVYINLKQTIKSDKPAVTFR from the coding sequence ATGACGACAGAAATTAAAAATGTTAGCAAATTTTTCGGATCAACACATGCATTAAAATCCATTACCTTATCAATTAAAACTGGAGAATTCATTGCCATTCTAGGCCCTTCAGGTTGTGGAAAAACGACTTTGCTTAAACTATTAGCTGGATTTGATACACCATCAGAGGGTGAGATTTTTATTGATCATCAACTAGTTAGTGAGAAAAACCAATCAACACCACCTGAAAAAAGAAATATCGGTATGGTTTTTCAATCATTTGCATTATGGCCGCATATGAATGTAAAAGATCATATTAGGTTTCCACTGCTTCATCATCGATTTTTACAAGATGATCTTAAAATAAATATTGAAAATAGGCTTAAAGAGGTTTTAAACATTGTAGAACTTCAAAGCTTTGCAGAGAGAATGCCACATGAATTATCAGGGGGACAAAAACAGCGAGTTGCTCTAGCAAGGGCAATTGCTCCAAAACCTGCGTTATTACTTATGGATGAACCTTTAAGCAGTTTAGATGCAGAATTAAGAATGGAAATGAGACGTGAAATACAAAGTCTTCATAAAGTGACAAGAGCATCCATTGTTTATGTAACACATGATCAAGATGAAGCACTTGCATTGGCAGACAGAATTGTTGTCATGAACAATGGACAAATTCAACAAGTTGGTACCCCTCGAGAAATTTATGACAAGCCAAATACCGAGTTTGTTGCAACATTTGTAGGTAAAGCAAATTTGATTCATGGTGAATGGGTGGATGCCACTACCTTTAAGCCCTCTTACAAGAACATTCATTCACATTGGGCTAAATTGGATGTGTCAGCAGATTTAAGGAAAAAAGATCTTTGTCCGATTAGACCAGAGCAATTTTCACTATCATATACAGGAGAAGGCATTGAAGGAACGATTAAAAATGTTCAATATCAAGGGAAAGAAATTCATTATACAGTTGATATTGGTCCAGAGCTAATCACCATTCATGAGGATTCTCAATATGATCCTTTTCATGTTGATGATTTCGTTTATATAAATCTAAAACAAACAATAAAATCAGATAAACCAGCAGTTACTTTTCGTTAA
- a CDS encoding MFS transporter, protein MSIASITKQPVKTQQETKTVYNILFIISLCHLLNDSIQAIIPAMFPILEGSMGLSFTQLGLIAFALNMVSSVMQPVVGFYADKKPMPYALPIGLTSSLLGILGLAFAPSFLTILLSVIFIGLGSAIFHPEGSRVAYMAAGKRRGLAQSIYQVGGNSGQALAPLITALILVPLGQFGAIWFTIVAAIAVGLLTYIAIWYSRRLSITNTASKPKTEPKVKNEAISKSIITALIIIIFLIFARSWYVSAISNFYTFYAIDKYHLTIAQSQVYIFIFLLMGAVGTFFGGPLADKYGKRNIIIISLLSAVPLTIILPFVNATVSIILLALIGFVLMSSFSVTVVYAQELVPGKIGTMSGLTVGLAFGMGAIGSIALGAMIDFVGLTPTMITVALLPIVGILAFLLPTDHMLVMWQKENK, encoded by the coding sequence ATGTCTATAGCTTCAATAACAAAACAACCTGTGAAAACACAACAGGAGACAAAGACCGTTTACAATATTTTATTTATTATTAGTCTTTGTCATCTTTTAAATGATAGTATCCAAGCCATTATTCCTGCGATGTTCCCAATTTTAGAAGGTTCGATGGGTCTAAGCTTTACTCAACTCGGGTTGATCGCATTTGCCTTAAATATGGTTTCGTCAGTAATGCAGCCTGTTGTTGGCTTTTATGCCGATAAAAAACCAATGCCATACGCTTTACCAATTGGATTAACGAGCAGTTTGCTCGGAATTCTTGGTTTAGCCTTTGCACCATCGTTTTTAACCATCCTTCTATCTGTCATTTTTATCGGATTAGGATCTGCGATTTTTCATCCAGAAGGATCAAGGGTTGCTTATATGGCAGCGGGAAAACGGCGTGGATTGGCACAATCGATTTATCAAGTTGGTGGTAACAGCGGTCAAGCGCTTGCCCCGCTCATTACAGCTTTAATTTTAGTACCGCTTGGTCAGTTTGGTGCAATTTGGTTTACGATTGTAGCGGCAATCGCAGTTGGATTATTAACGTATATTGCTATCTGGTATTCTAGACGTTTATCTATTACTAATACTGCTAGTAAACCAAAAACCGAACCGAAAGTGAAAAACGAGGCTATATCCAAATCGATTATTACAGCACTAATCATTATTATTTTCCTTATTTTTGCACGCTCCTGGTATGTGAGTGCCATTTCAAACTTCTATACGTTTTATGCAATCGATAAATATCATTTAACAATTGCTCAATCACAAGTATATATTTTTATTTTCTTACTAATGGGCGCTGTCGGTACATTCTTTGGGGGACCTTTAGCTGATAAATATGGTAAACGGAATATTATCATTATTTCGTTGCTTTCAGCAGTACCACTCACAATTATTTTGCCTTTTGTTAATGCTACCGTATCAATTATTTTGTTAGCTTTGATCGGATTCGTCTTAATGTCTAGCTTTTCTGTTACCGTTGTTTATGCCCAAGAACTCGTTCCTGGAAAAATTGGTACAATGTCAGGTTTAACTGTAGGTCTTGCTTTTGGAATGGGTGCAATCGGATCAATTGCATTAGGTGCGATGATCGATTTTGTTGGATTAACACCTACGATGATAACGGTTGCCTTATTACCTATAGTGGGAATTCTAGCATTTCTATTACCAACCGATCACATGCTAGTTATGTGGCAAAAAGAGAATAAATAG
- a CDS encoding carbohydrate kinase family protein yields the protein MARLFSIGEVLIDFIPAQKGKALKDVFSFERAPGGAPANVVAAVAKFGGNASMITKLGSDAFGDFLIDTLNEVGVNTNYVYRTNEANTALAFVSLKEDGERDFSFYRNPSADLLLSEEEIGENWFNEGDILHFCSVDLVESPMKQAHAKAIRSAKEKGAIISFDPNVRLPLWKDPQDCRKTILQFIPEAHLVKISDEELEFITGIANENEAIHSLFVGDVKAVIYTRGSQGADLYVNGKCYSSSGFGVTVEDTTGAGDAFIGGFLFKLLEKNASVPQLMKTLQEENQEILSFANASGALTTTGKGAISALPTKEDIYQLIKKNSN from the coding sequence GTGGCTAGATTATTTTCAATAGGAGAAGTGCTAATCGATTTTATTCCTGCACAAAAAGGAAAAGCATTAAAAGATGTCTTTTCATTTGAGCGAGCACCAGGAGGGGCACCTGCAAATGTAGTAGCAGCTGTTGCGAAATTTGGCGGGAATGCTTCAATGATTACAAAACTTGGATCTGATGCATTTGGTGACTTCCTCATTGATACACTAAATGAAGTTGGCGTAAATACGAATTATGTATACAGAACAAATGAAGCTAATACAGCATTAGCATTTGTTTCGTTAAAAGAAGATGGAGAAAGAGATTTTTCTTTTTATCGCAATCCATCAGCGGACTTACTATTGTCAGAGGAAGAGATTGGTGAGAACTGGTTTAATGAAGGAGATATCCTTCATTTCTGTTCGGTCGATTTAGTTGAAAGTCCTATGAAGCAAGCTCACGCTAAAGCTATCCGTTCGGCAAAGGAAAAGGGTGCGATCATTAGTTTTGATCCAAATGTTCGCTTACCGTTATGGAAAGACCCGCAAGATTGTAGAAAAACGATTCTTCAGTTTATTCCAGAAGCACATCTCGTAAAAATTTCTGATGAAGAATTAGAATTTATTACAGGAATAGCGAATGAGAATGAAGCGATTCACTCATTATTTGTTGGTGACGTAAAAGCAGTCATTTATACGAGAGGTTCACAAGGGGCCGATCTCTATGTGAATGGAAAATGCTACAGTTCATCTGGCTTTGGCGTTACTGTTGAGGATACAACAGGTGCAGGTGATGCATTCATCGGAGGATTTTTATTTAAATTATTAGAGAAAAATGCATCTGTCCCTCAATTAATGAAGACTTTACAGGAAGAAAATCAGGAAATACTATCATTTGCAAATGCAAGTGGTGCTTTAACAACAACAGGAAAAGGGGCTATTTCAGCATTACCGACAAAGGAAGATATTTATCAACTAATTAAGAAAAATAGTAACTAA
- a CDS encoding 3D domain-containing protein, whose product MRALKRTIATLCILLLLLPFTNVANAASTKDTLHSAEEQLEQNQQTILQKEKEQQAVHEEVKSIQENLQILENDISQNQQSLAQVEGKIDEIQQIIEQKKEEIVLLQDKVYAREDIMQKRLVALQHSDHTSIVIETLVNSESLGNFFERVGAVATLLNADQNILDEQEADLKQIEEDKKEIDRQEQLLISQQAEIEEKKAKLEENFSKRNAALVAMQDKYTKIANEIDLAEQDKNNIQSQIKTIQTQIQKEEAAAKARAVELAKAKKAKEQAKVVQTVSAPPSTAKKPSASSSGQASTSKSGKELYVAATAYSHEDTQSDLTYLGYNIKKNPNMKLIAVDPGVIPLGSKVWVEGYGVAIAGDTGGAIIGHKIDVLMPNSAKARQWGRKTVKIIILD is encoded by the coding sequence ATGCGGGCTTTAAAGCGAACAATTGCCACACTTTGTATCCTTCTATTATTATTACCTTTTACTAATGTGGCAAATGCAGCATCAACTAAAGACACTTTACATAGTGCGGAGGAACAGCTAGAGCAGAATCAACAAACCATTCTTCAAAAGGAAAAAGAACAGCAAGCTGTTCATGAAGAAGTGAAAAGTATTCAAGAAAATTTACAAATTTTAGAGAATGATATTTCTCAAAACCAACAAAGCTTAGCTCAAGTTGAAGGTAAAATTGATGAAATTCAGCAAATCATCGAACAGAAGAAAGAAGAAATTGTCCTTCTACAGGACAAGGTGTATGCGCGTGAAGACATTATGCAAAAAAGATTAGTCGCTCTTCAGCATAGCGATCATACATCTATTGTCATTGAAACTCTCGTAAACTCTGAAAGCTTAGGAAATTTCTTTGAACGGGTTGGCGCAGTTGCGACACTTTTAAATGCGGATCAAAATATTTTAGATGAACAAGAAGCTGACCTAAAGCAAATTGAGGAAGATAAAAAAGAAATCGATCGACAAGAACAGCTCCTCATTAGTCAACAGGCTGAAATCGAAGAAAAAAAGGCAAAGCTTGAAGAGAATTTTTCAAAAAGAAACGCTGCATTAGTTGCAATGCAGGATAAATATACTAAGATAGCAAACGAAATCGACCTTGCTGAACAGGATAAAAACAATATACAATCACAAATTAAAACAATTCAAACTCAAATACAAAAAGAAGAAGCTGCAGCAAAAGCTAGAGCTGTGGAATTAGCTAAAGCTAAAAAAGCTAAAGAACAAGCAAAAGTCGTACAAACGGTTTCTGCTCCACCTTCAACAGCAAAAAAACCATCTGCATCTTCATCAGGACAAGCTTCAACTTCTAAATCTGGTAAAGAACTGTATGTAGCAGCAACAGCCTATAGTCACGAAGATACACAAAGTGACCTCACCTATCTTGGATACAATATCAAAAAAAATCCAAATATGAAGCTCATTGCTGTTGATCCTGGTGTTATTCCTCTCGGATCCAAAGTATGGGTAGAAGGTTACGGTGTTGCAATTGCTGGCGATACAGGCGGTGCCATCATTGGACATAAAATTGATGTATTAATGCCAAACAGCGCAAAGGCTAGACAATGGGGCCGTAAAACGGTGAAGATTATTATTTTAGATTAA
- a CDS encoding sucrose-specific PTS transporter subunit IIBC: MNYSQIAKQIVDAIGGKENVSAAAHCATRLRLVLNDEEKVNQAKLDEMDIVKGTFSTGGQYQIILGAGIVNEVYKELSKLTGMGEMSTKEVSSAGSKKMNPLQRFVKMLSDIFVPIIPAIVAGGLLMGINNLLTAQDLFIEGMSLVEANPGMADLAALINTFANAAFVFLPILIGFSATQRFGGNPYLGATLGMLMVHPDLLNGWGYGEALTNGEIPVWNIFGYEIAKIGYQGTVLPVLVASFILAKIETNLRKITPSSLDNLLTPLLSIFITGLLTFTLVGPITRTAGNLLSDGLIWLYDTTGFIGAALFGLAYAPIVITGMHHSFIAVETQLLADIAKTGGSFIFPVAAMSNVAQGAATLAVLLIARDAKVKGVASAAGISALLGITEPAMFGVNLKLRYPFIAAIIGAAAGSGFMSLFHVKAIALGAAGLPGVISIKPGTITFYVLGMLISCAVAFIVTIVLGKRAAKKQG; encoded by the coding sequence ATGAACTATTCACAAATTGCAAAACAAATAGTAGATGCAATTGGCGGAAAAGAAAATGTTTCTGCTGCAGCACATTGTGCGACAAGACTTCGTCTCGTTTTAAATGATGAAGAAAAAGTTAATCAAGCAAAGTTAGATGAGATGGATATTGTTAAGGGTACATTCTCAACAGGTGGACAATACCAGATCATTTTAGGAGCCGGAATTGTAAATGAAGTGTACAAGGAGCTGTCAAAGCTTACTGGCATGGGAGAAATGTCCACAAAAGAAGTAAGTAGTGCGGGTTCTAAGAAAATGAATCCTCTCCAGCGTTTTGTAAAGATGCTGTCAGATATTTTTGTGCCAATCATTCCAGCAATTGTAGCTGGTGGTTTATTAATGGGAATTAATAATTTATTAACAGCTCAAGACTTATTTATTGAAGGAATGTCACTTGTTGAGGCAAATCCCGGAATGGCTGATTTAGCAGCACTTATTAATACATTTGCAAATGCGGCTTTTGTTTTTTTACCTATCTTAATTGGATTTTCAGCAACACAACGATTTGGTGGTAACCCTTATTTAGGAGCAACACTTGGGATGTTAATGGTTCACCCCGACTTATTAAATGGCTGGGGATATGGTGAGGCATTAACAAATGGGGAAATACCTGTTTGGAATATTTTTGGATATGAGATTGCAAAGATAGGCTATCAAGGTACAGTTTTACCGGTTTTAGTAGCATCATTTATTTTAGCAAAAATTGAAACCAATTTACGTAAAATAACACCGTCATCATTAGATAATCTATTAACACCGTTATTATCTATTTTTATTACTGGTCTCTTAACATTCACATTAGTAGGACCTATTACTAGAACTGCAGGAAACCTATTATCAGATGGACTTATTTGGTTATACGATACAACTGGCTTCATTGGAGCAGCATTGTTCGGTTTAGCATATGCACCGATTGTTATTACTGGTATGCATCATAGCTTTATTGCAGTTGAAACACAATTACTAGCTGATATTGCAAAAACAGGAGGGTCTTTCATTTTCCCTGTTGCTGCTATGTCAAATGTAGCGCAAGGAGCTGCAACTCTTGCTGTATTATTAATAGCTCGTGATGCAAAAGTAAAAGGTGTAGCGTCAGCAGCAGGTATTTCAGCACTACTAGGTATAACTGAACCAGCTATGTTTGGTGTTAACTTGAAGCTGCGTTATCCATTCATTGCTGCAATAATTGGAGCAGCTGCAGGTTCAGGTTTTATGTCACTGTTTCATGTTAAAGCAATCGCTTTAGGTGCTGCAGGACTACCAGGTGTTATTTCAATTAAACCTGGTACGATCACATTTTATGTGTTAGGTATGCTCATCTCATGTGCAGTTGCTTTTATCGTAACAATTGTATTAGGAAAAAGAGCTGCTAAAAAACAAGGATAA
- a CDS encoding LacI family DNA-binding transcriptional regulator — MTIGEIAKLAGVAKSTVSRYLNGGSVGERTKIKIERVIKETGYVPNTFARSLKAKKTNIIGTIVPRLNSYATSQTLIGIDEQLREQNYQLLISNTSQDIKREIESIYTLANQKIAGIILLATRLTDEHFEAFQKIDVPVLLVGQQDPRCYSLIHNDEEAGYELGRYIIGQGHRKIAYLGVTEEDIAVGVKRKLGFKKAISHESDCEVTYFETSFNLKEAIKKFPEIYVTYKPSIIVCATDNIALGVLKAAQMEGLHVPEDLSITGFGGYEVTEITHPSITTAKFNYKEAGVLAAKNIVKLVNNEEIEKITVSNFDMIIRESVDKLN; from the coding sequence ATGACAATTGGAGAAATTGCAAAACTAGCTGGTGTTGCAAAAAGTACAGTTTCGCGGTATTTGAATGGCGGATCTGTTGGTGAACGTACAAAAATAAAAATTGAGCGTGTTATTAAAGAGACTGGATATGTTCCTAATACATTTGCTCGTAGCTTAAAAGCGAAGAAGACGAATATTATTGGCACAATTGTTCCTAGGCTTAATTCTTATGCAACATCTCAAACATTAATCGGAATTGATGAGCAACTAAGAGAACAGAATTATCAGTTACTCATATCAAATACTAGTCAAGATATTAAACGCGAAATTGAAAGTATCTATACATTAGCAAATCAAAAAATTGCAGGAATCATTCTGTTGGCGACACGATTAACAGATGAGCACTTTGAAGCCTTTCAAAAAATAGATGTCCCAGTATTGTTAGTTGGGCAGCAAGATCCACGTTGCTATAGTTTAATCCATAATGATGAAGAAGCTGGGTATGAGCTTGGGAGATATATTATTGGTCAAGGTCACAGAAAAATTGCTTATCTTGGGGTGACAGAAGAAGATATAGCAGTTGGAGTGAAAAGGAAACTTGGATTTAAAAAAGCTATCTCACATGAAAGTGATTGCGAGGTTACCTATTTTGAAACAAGCTTTAATTTAAAAGAAGCAATAAAAAAGTTTCCTGAAATCTATGTAACCTACAAACCTTCGATTATTGTCTGTGCAACTGATAATATTGCTCTTGGTGTATTAAAGGCAGCACAAATGGAAGGATTACATGTACCAGAAGATTTATCGATTACAGGATTTGGCGGCTATGAGGTGACAGAAATAACTCATCCTAGTATAACGACAGCAAAATTTAACTATAAGGAAGCAGGTGTTCTAGCAGCTAAAAATATTGTGAAATTGGTTAATAATGAAGAAATAGAAAAGATTACCGTTTCAAATTTCGACATGATTATTAGAGAGAGTGTTGACAAACTTAACTAG
- a CDS encoding glycoside hydrolase family 32 protein — translation MEWTREMRYRRLENASKEEIETITKKVKNCEWRQSYHIQPTTGLLNDPNGFSYFNGEYHLFYQWFPLGPVHGLKYWYHTKSKDLVHWENVGVAIKPDHDYDSHGAYSGSAIEHENHLYLMYTGNTRNKQWERHPYQVMAVMNKQGKIIKSQSPVIADVPEGYTDHFRDPKIWKSGDTFYVVIGAQRANSTGCAVLYKSINLSDWTFLGEMKTDLEHFGYMWECPDYFELDGNGVFVFSPQGLEPKGDHFQNIYQSGYLVGDKLDLQTLSFSHGEFHELDRGFDFYAPQTTLSSDGRRLLVGWMGLPEIDYPTDRNDWAHCLTLPRELSVKNGKLFQQPAKELKKLRKDKSELEATITNEKLKAFSGKKYELICEVLENDSAVFGIEFRAKGDEKTVIQYDAHEKRVMLDRSLSGQPVGEAFGTRRQCSMESRKIKFHLFVDTSSVEIFINNGEEVFTSRIFPKADSNEIRFFAEGGTVTFIAKKWDI, via the coding sequence ATGGAATGGACAAGAGAAATGAGATATCGTCGACTTGAAAATGCAAGCAAGGAAGAGATTGAAACAATCACAAAAAAGGTAAAAAACTGCGAGTGGAGACAAAGCTATCATATACAGCCCACAACTGGGTTATTGAATGATCCGAATGGATTTTCTTATTTCAATGGTGAATATCATTTATTTTATCAATGGTTCCCACTTGGCCCAGTTCATGGACTAAAATATTGGTACCATACAAAATCAAAGGACTTGGTTCATTGGGAAAATGTTGGGGTTGCAATAAAGCCAGATCATGATTATGACAGTCATGGTGCCTATTCTGGCAGTGCAATCGAGCATGAAAATCACTTGTATTTAATGTATACAGGGAATACTCGCAATAAGCAGTGGGAGCGCCATCCTTATCAAGTAATGGCTGTTATGAATAAACAGGGGAAGATTATTAAGTCTCAATCTCCAGTTATAGCAGATGTGCCTGAAGGCTATACTGACCATTTTAGAGATCCAAAGATATGGAAATCAGGTGATACATTTTATGTGGTAATCGGTGCTCAAAGGGCGAATTCTACTGGTTGTGCAGTTCTATATAAATCAATCAATTTGTCAGATTGGACTTTTTTAGGTGAAATGAAAACAGATTTGGAGCATTTCGGTTATATGTGGGAGTGTCCTGATTACTTTGAATTAGATGGAAACGGAGTTTTTGTTTTTTCACCACAAGGATTAGAACCAAAGGGTGATCATTTTCAAAATATCTATCAATCAGGTTATCTAGTAGGTGATAAACTAGATTTACAGACCTTATCTTTTTCTCATGGAGAGTTTCATGAACTTGACCGTGGCTTTGATTTTTATGCCCCACAAACGACATTATCCTCAGATGGACGTCGTCTTCTAGTTGGCTGGATGGGCCTTCCGGAAATTGACTATCCAACAGATCGAAATGATTGGGCACATTGCCTAACCCTCCCAAGAGAGTTAAGCGTAAAAAATGGAAAACTTTTTCAGCAGCCTGCAAAGGAATTAAAGAAGCTGCGAAAAGATAAGAGTGAGTTGGAAGCTACCATCACGAATGAAAAACTTAAAGCTTTCAGTGGAAAGAAGTATGAACTAATCTGTGAGGTTCTTGAAAATGATTCAGCCGTATTTGGTATTGAATTCCGTGCAAAAGGTGATGAAAAAACAGTCATTCAGTATGATGCACATGAAAAAAGGGTTATGTTAGACAGAAGTTTGTCTGGACAACCTGTCGGTGAAGCTTTTGGTACAAGACGCCAGTGTTCAATGGAATCAAGAAAAATTAAATTTCATCTATTTGTTGATACATCATCTGTGGAGATTTTTATTAATAATGGTGAGGAAGTATTTACTAGTAGAATTTTCCCGAAAGCAGATAGTAATGAAATTCGTTTTTTTGCAGAAGGTGGGACTGTTACTTTCATTGCTAAAAAATGGGATATCTAA